The Gossypium hirsutum isolate 1008001.06 chromosome D02, Gossypium_hirsutum_v2.1, whole genome shotgun sequence region ATTAGAACATCCCAACTCCTAGTTGATTTAATTGCTAGGTTATCTAAGTCCACGCTTGCAATTATTGCTTAAAgcatttgtttaataaaatcttaaattccAATGGAGGTGCTTTTTCATAATATGAGGTAacctaagaaaaaggaaaaagttgaaCATAttgttaagttaaaattgaacaacTTAAGGCAAAGTGTACAAATGGAGTGTCATCATTCAAATCGGTCCTTCTCTTAATTGTCATAAGCCAATTAGGTAAGCCAGattcttttaataaaaagtaaagatttcatggcatccctaaagcATTGCAAATTTTTTGTAAGCATTAAAATGGCATTAGTTGGTACAATACTGGTATTGATCTCTATATATTGCTTCGGTTTTGATCAGTACCAAATAGTTTATATTTCGttcaatcaaaattttgttaTGTTTGATTATTTCGGTGTGTTTCGACCTATTTTGGTCAATATCGGCTTGTACTAGCTAGtataaaatttgatgttttaaactaaattttaaaattttttaatcttaattatttaattttggctAAAGGGTCTTCAAAGCCCTTGaacattaaaatttcaatcaattaagcCCATCACAGATTAAAGTTAACGATCAACCATGAAAGAGCAACAATAGCCATTATGAGCAATTGTTTTCACCACGTGGCATGTTAGACTGTACCACGTGACGAAATATGGTGTTTTaaatttaaaaccattaaaactatagaaaatcataaaatattaaaaaattacaaaagttataaaattatataaaaatgaacaaaattataaaaagtagtATAAATgatacaaaaattatataaattattaaaaaattgcaaaaagaaaacattaaaataagcttaaaataagaatatataaaaaatgtaaaaaaaaaattagaaactaAGTTTCGGATACACAGCTCTGGCtgtattttcataaataaaagcTTGGTTGAGATTTTAGATTTGGtataaatacaataaatataatatttatagtaGTAAACAAGTGAATGAAATTAAGTAATTGTGATTGAGATTCACCATGATTATATTTATAGGAATAAAATATTCCTATATATAATgaaagtgtaattgaataataaaattcatattaATACAAGTTGTTTTAAAACAAAAGTAAATAATTTGATATTGATCTTGTGAAAcaattgaattttggttttgttatgggattaaattagcaattaatcctttttaagaatttagagaaCGAATTAGATAAGTTAGACATAAAAGTAGAAGAGTAAAAAGAAAGGAAGTAGTGGGTAGATTAACATAATTAGGagtttaaatgatatgataataattaaagctttaatttagtTAAGGTAATTAGAAATGTTTGATCATATTTTAGATGTTAATtgaaattaaatgagttaatagGTCGAATACaagtttatattttagttaagaTAATTAAGAGTTTAACTTAATTtagtagaattaaaaaaaaaaagaagcacaTTGAATCGTCGATGAATTGATTTGATTCTAAATCCAAACTCAAGAGAGTAGGAACATAATCCATTGTAAACAACACTTTTTAAGTtgtttaaatttttgagaaagaaaaacactttcaacttttttttaatcCCCACTCTATCCACCAACCTACTCGTTGCTTTATAAGTCAAAATCGGGTAATTAAATATTACACTATTACTAATTCGGTTAAATTGGTTAATTCGGTCAAATGAATATTATCgattttttgatatgttttttacttgttttaatcaaaaaaataaaacatataaatttcggttaatttgATTAACCGGCCGAATTAATCGAAATATTTCGATTTGGTTAATGGTTAAAGATACTAATTCAATTCGGTTAACTGATCGGTTAATTGTTTGAACACCCCTAAAAATAAGTCATGGGACCAACATACTGACTGCCATACAATTGTTAGGTATATATAGCAACTCATAAGTATGAGTAGAATTAGTATGCAGTACCTTAGATTCATTGAGCCACATTTCAAAGTTTCCCATGATCTCTTTTGCTGTCAATGATATAATAAACTTTTTGTATTCACAATTATGTTCACAATATAAAACATAATTGGTCGACTTGAATACAATTAAATGAGACACTCTAATGTTCTTTCCTTTTCCTCAAATCTCTCTATTTCAATTCAACTACTCTCTAGATATGTCCCGTTAGATTGAATCATACATGATCATCGATAGCCTACTAAAATAGCTAATATTGATGTAAAACTTCAAGAAACAGTTAAAGGTCATGAGGGTACTTAGTATAGATCTTCAGTTGATCTCATGGGTTTCACACAACATAGAAGCAGAGATCAAATCTTCTATTACCCATTTTGTTCGTATAATACACATGTAGTATGAAACACATGCTATGGTATTACTCTCACTTTCCTTGAAGTGTATGTCTTTATCAAAAAATCAATACCACATAGGTGATAATTCAAATACACTTAGTATCTAACTCGAGTCCAcaactttattttcttaatagATTCAACAACAAGACTTTCACCTGGAATAAAAGACATATAAAGTGAAAAAtccatatttaaattattgaacatAAATCAAATTGATTATAATTATATCATTTTGCATATAGCTCATGTCGTGCAAGTGCGCACTTTAGCCCCAACAAGTTTGGACCTATGCCCTTCATGCATGCAAGGCAAGATTCCAAACATAATCATTCAATCATCATTTATGtgggttctcatatatatacaaatctcacacttggtatttaaccaatgtgggatctaagcttttcttttcctcaacaaatattcacaagtagcttactttgagcaccaatttctcattcatcactcaaccattttgagcatatgatataccgttgtaaaggtctcatgaagtagaatataaaatcataattttatgattcaactctcaaCATTTACCAATTAaaaatatgcctcaaagttcccataaattacaaattttccaaCAACTTTTGAATGCATTAATCATTATCAACATTAACTCAAGTGAGGACAAGAATATATTATTCAACTTGCAATCCTAGAGTTTTGACATTCCTTTAAAAAATCTCTAGGAATCGGTTTTGTAAACTGATTTGCAATCCTCTTATGCATAGACTTTCTCTCTTGTTGTGAGATTTACCTTCACACTTATTTTTTCCAATATACTAACTTTAGATATTTGGAGTTCGGAGTTGGTCAAACAGATGTAAAAGCTACCTTTTCCAAATGAAAATCTGGAATCTACACAGACAAAGTAGATTTCATTGACAAAGGTGAAATGCATAGTCTGGGCAAGTTATGAAGATCAATTTTATGATCTTAAGCGATTTTCCAGATAGTGATatgctatttttttttattaagaaaCTGTTTAGTTTGATTTAATCATAATTGATAAAGACCACTTTACTCATGttaaagaaggaaagaaaattttGTAACTATGTCATTTTATGTGGGTGACATGTTGTTGGCCGCAAATGAATTAGTGCTTATCATTATGGGTTATGCAAGACTACATGTCAATTCATACGAATGTGTCCTTTTTTCAATGTTGTGAGTAGCATCATATATGTTATGATGTACATAAAGCAAAGTATCTCTTGTATAGTTGGATTCAAGATACTCCAATCCAAACTCATTGCAAAACAATGAAAATGATATTGAGGTATTGAAAAGACACTATGGATTTTCACCATGCTATCTAATTGTGAATACAAATACCTATTAATTAAAAGAGATTTAGGTCTGTTTGATAGgggaaatgattttccggaaatGGTTTCCCCATTTTCCGGTGTTTGATTGAGGAAAATGATTCCTTTTGGAAAATCAATTCCAAAACACGGGAAAATCAACCCTATAtttccggaaaatgtcttacccttagaaatcggtaagacattttccacagCTCATCTTCTCACCGTTGAAACCATTTCCATAGCTCCTCATCATCTCTGCCTCATCTCCTTTGCTATTGTTGCTAATTTTACTGTATCCACAacattattgttttgttttactGCCGACAGTCTTCCCTAACCCTATCTCCCCTCCTCCATTTTTTTTCCCAAATCCAAAATCAAGGCATCAAGCTACCTCCGTCCTCCATCGATCCACCTCCGGTCTACCTCCGGTCCTCCACCCAGTTCCAGTTCCAGAAAATCAAGGGTTTGTTTATTCCCGAATCGCCAACAAATTCGTATTTAAGGTAAACTCTTTGTTTACTCGTTGATGTTCATAATTTGTCTGTTTAGCATCACTTGTTTGTTTAGCTGGTTTAGCTTCTTtgctaaatgtttgatttatcaGTGATTTATTGATTCATTATTGCATTGATTATGGTAACTTATTTTAGATTTCTGGGTTTGATTTCACGTCTTTGATGATGCTTCGGTTCTATTCAGcgttgtttaatttattttgagtttgttattaaaaagaaaaagaaatgattgCTTTTCTTGGCATTATTATTGATTTTGGGTAggattttctttttatcttttgggTTTGCATGGATGTGATTCAGATTGGATCGAATAAGGCCAGAAGATTAGTATTTTGGGTCTAACTGATTGTTCGTGTTCTGAATTTCATTTTGGAGgtgaaaaattatcaaatttgacAGGATGAGCATGAGGTAGCAGATACAAATATTAAACTGCAGAAGTTGCTTTATTTGCTACATGAAATTCTGCCTCTGCTTCGACATATACAACAGGAGCAACATGCTGAACTAGAGGTGGAAGCCAGTATACATGGTACTGTAATGTGATATGTCTGGTTTTTGTAAGTTTTGGTTTTTATACTAGATGATGCTTCGAAATGCTAAGTGATGTATGCCTTCCTTTGCCATAGGTGTACAATTGACAGAACAGGACATAATGGTATCAGTGATAGATGATGATGATCGAGTGTATTGGTATCACCTCATGCTCTTTGATACCAAGGAGAAACTTGTGGTTTTTGTTATGTTATGttacgtttttgcccctaaattgaAAATCTCATGTCATATTAGTTACTTGGAAACAGCTTACATTCTTTACCATATTAATCTGTGTGCTTATCTTATATTTAAACTAGTAGGAAGATGTGAAAAAGGGTTATCCTAGGATAGTGCCGATTTGATGAGACTGATTCATAAAGCTTACCTTATATTTTGTTGTGAAAATCAAAACCAATTCACACCATTAAGAAACTTAACTCTTATTAGTTGATCTTTTCTTTGTAGTACTTAGTAATGGGTTGTATATTGTTAATGATATGCATCAACCGTGATGGATCTTGTTGTCTTCTACTATCGTGTATATTATCATGTGGTTATGAAATTGCATCTAAAGATATGCAAAAgggatttttattgttattaataaTTTGCAGACATGGCTATTGTTTTTCCTACTATAATGACTATGAATGTTTCCTTCCTTGACAGTGACAATTGCAATACATCCATTGTCAATTTCCATAGAAGCTGCCCTGATTGTTTATATGATCTATGTATATCATGCTGTCATGAACTTAGAAAAGGGTCTCAGCCTGGAGGGAATGAAGCAAAATCTTCTCACCAGCTGTCTgctaaaagagtaaatagtcgaGCTATGGGTTCAGATGACCAGATTCCTGCAGTGGCAGCAAGAAATGATTGGAGAGCTGAGGAAGATGGTAGGATTCCTTGTCCTCCAAATGGAAAGGGTGGTTGTGGTCGTGAGACACTTTCACTGAGACGCTTATTTGAAACTAATTCAGTTGAGCAACTGATTCAGAGTGCTGAGGAGCTCACCATTAATTTTCAGTTACCTGATATCGAGTTTTCTCAAGGCTGTTCTTTGTGTCAAACCACCTGCTCTGCAGGAAATGAAGCAAAAAACTTTGAAGTAAGGCAGGCAGCTCATAGAGAGAAAAGTCATGACAATTTTGTGTACTGCCCGAATGTAATGCAGTTGGAAGACAATAGCATTCAGCATTTTCAAACTCATTGGATGCGAGGTGAACCTGTTATTGTTAGAAATGTCCTTGAAAAAAGTTCTGGTCTTAGTTGGGAACCATTGGTTATGTGGAGAGCTTTTATAGGTGCAAAAAAGATATTAAAAGAGGAGGCTAAGAGGGTTAAAGCAATTGATTGCTTGGACTGGTGTGAGGTACTTTTTTGGAtaagaagcatagaaaaatttggcttcaaaaattttctcagggttgaagatattgatacttttatgtggtgtaatattatgcacttggacaatgttgttattatgtggtgtactactaattatgtatttggataatattatttctagtactcattatggtttcgaagcaatttataattattcaatattcttactagtactcattgtggataatattttttcaatttataacgatcaatattgtagcttattattgagtattattataaataaatcattgcaatatatgtaaaaacaatttaaatataaaaattattaatatatattaatatatgtaaaaaataacttttcggaaaatattttcaggaaatctgtcaaacagcggaaaatattttacacagattcaatcaaacaccagaaaatattttccagtaagtcattttacagaaaagtaaaacattttctagaaatcattttacggaaaacattttactgccaatcaaacagacccttagatGAAATATTGAAATCTATCTCCACACATGTGTTCGTATTTGATAATGGAGTGAACTCTTAAAGTAGTAAGAAATAAACTTGTATAGCATGGTCTATTATTGATGCTGAAATTGGCATTTTTAGCGATGGTTCAAGAGAGTGTTTGGGTTAAAATAATCACGATTAATATAGTTACGTTAAAGCAAAATATCTTCTATAGTTGGATTCAACATAGTCCAATCCAAACTTATTGCAAAACAATGAAAATGATATTGAGGTCTTTTATTGTACTCTCTTGTATAGTTTGCATCTCAAGGCACTTTCTAGTTGATTACGATGAACAAAAAACGGTTGCAAGCTCTGGGACGAGCAAGATCAATATCTTTAGAGATCAAATGATGGTTAgtatacaaatttaaaaactagttttataatttcattttcatatagtttttatttatttgttattataaattttatgctttttataatattttatatgttttagtatttttacaatattttaataactttctatctttttaaatatttattaccatttttattttttaattcaaataatttatttttttccaattttctatattttataatatttttaataatattttatatatttaaatatttttcataattttaattttttaaatttttcataatttatatgttttttaattttattttagtactttttaatgcttttcacaatttttaataattttataatttatatttttttcgtttataatcattttataatttatatatatatctgcaattttatatattttataatttttgcaatttttatattttataaaataattttgtaatacTCCAAACTCGGCCTTAACGTTATGACCAAATCTGGAGATGCTATGAagatacattaaaaaaaatctagaatATGTTGATTTTATAAAATGATACTTGCCCTTATTTAGTAAAATCTGAGTTTATTTGAGAAATTTATCGTTTTGATGGGTTTGTCAATTATTTACTCATAAAACTAGTCGAATCCAATTTGAAACAcgatttttttttgttgtaaaaTCCATTATTCAACAATTCAATTTTCAACCCACCAACGAGGAAATCACACAGGACTTCCTGCTAACCTACCATCTTTTTCAAGAGTTCAAACCCAATCCAACACCACCAACTCGACAGCACATTAAGGgctaacaaaaataaattagagACTCAAACGATAAATTAACATCTTATCGTTGAACTAGTAAACTCATTCTATCACAAATTGATCAAAAATAGTATTTAAGTGGTAAGGAACAAGATAAGgataaaagacaaaataataaaatttcttaaaaatgagatttgaacccaagagCTTCAACAATTCACAAGAACCCTAATCAGTAAAACAAATACTTATTCATGAcataaattaacaaattaaaaaatcatatttttgggtcttaaaagtttttaataaattataattacttgATTCCAGTTTCTTTATTATGCCCAAATTTAAGATTAAgccctatattttaattttgacataatttgatttatttattttataatgtcattagttatcTTAAATCGCTAACATTATTAGCTATGCCAAGTAAAATAACATcgtgtattttttttcttaaaatcatcACTTCTAACTAAATAATTGCTTAATCACTTTTTTAACTAATTATACTAACATAGATTTTTTTTAGTTGGAACGAGTATGTTTAGGAAAAATCACCTCAACACTTTACTT contains the following coding sequences:
- the LOC107908933 gene encoding lysine-specific demethylase JMJ25 gives rise to the protein MVSVIDDDDRVYWYHLMLFDTKEKLVVFVIDNCNTSIVNFHRSCPDCLYDLCISCCHELRKGSQPGGNEAKSSHQLSAKRVNSRAMGSDDQIPAVAARNDWRAEEDGRIPCPPNGKGGCGRETLSLRRLFETNSVEQLIQSAEELTINFQLPDIEFSQGCSLCQTTCSAGNEAKNFEVRQAAHREKSHDNFVYCPNVMQLEDNSIQHFQTHWMRGEPVIVRNVLEKSSGLSWEPLVMWRAFIGAKKILKEEAKRVKAIDCLDWCEVLFWIRSIEKFGFKNFLRVEDIDTFMWCNIMHLDNVVIMWCTTNYVFG